The Rubidibacter lacunae KORDI 51-2 genome window below encodes:
- a CDS encoding GUN4 domain-containing protein, translated as MSQHDLASAAGTDSDTELSGLRCLLFDAAIKDQLTAIDRLAALGDRGIALLQEFCLHDNGPGGGKAHQVLCAVASPAIRAFLSEKLPQGVVPPITQGAIDYQPVIDALVARDYQYADRLTLQALCQLVGPDTSKRQWLYFTEVENLPVADLRTLDRLWIAYSEGKFGFSVQQQLWLSVGQNFEKLWPRIGWKQENVWTRYPDEFVWDTSAPRGHLPLSNQLRGVRPFAALMAHPAWE; from the coding sequence ATGAGCCAACACGACCTTGCCTCTGCTGCCGGCACCGATTCGGACACCGAGCTATCCGGTCTTCGCTGCCTCCTGTTTGATGCTGCTATCAAAGACCAACTGACTGCGATCGATCGCCTCGCTGCTTTGGGCGATCGCGGTATTGCTCTCTTGCAGGAGTTTTGCCTACACGACAACGGGCCAGGGGGCGGTAAAGCCCACCAAGTTTTGTGCGCTGTCGCCTCGCCAGCAATCCGGGCGTTTCTTTCTGAGAAGCTCCCTCAGGGCGTGGTTCCTCCTATCACCCAGGGCGCGATCGATTATCAGCCGGTGATCGATGCCCTGGTGGCACGCGATTATCAATACGCCGATCGCCTGACGCTGCAAGCCCTGTGCCAGTTGGTCGGACCCGATACGAGCAAGCGACAGTGGCTGTATTTCACCGAGGTCGAGAACCTGCCAGTAGCGGATTTACGGACGCTCGATCGCCTCTGGATTGCTTACTCGGAGGGTAAGTTTGGTTTCTCGGTACAGCAGCAATTGTGGTTGTCTGTCGGCCAGAACTTCGAGAAGCTCTGGCCGCGCATTGGTTGGAAGCAGGAAAATGTTTGGACGCGCTATCCCGACGAGTTTGTCTGGGATACTAGCGCTCCGCGCGGGCATTTGCCTTTATCGAACCAGCTCCGCGGCGTGCGTCCCTTCGCTGCCCTGATGGCGCATCCCGCCTGGGAATAA
- a CDS encoding aldo/keto reductase: protein MTAADRIAIAPALSLSPIGCGTWAWGNRLLWGYDTSMDAQLESTFQRCLAKGITWFDTGDSYGTGRLNGRSEQLLGEFAGAYTGPNLDALCIATKLAVYPWRLTRQSLVAACMKSSRRLGRPVDLAQLHWSPKNYLPWQEGPLLDGLAELWDRGLVKAIGLSNYGPIALRRVHKRFSEQGIPLATLQVQYSLLATATVSELDIKAVCDELGVRLIAYSPLTLGLLTGKYDRTNLPGGLRSWLFRRLLPGAKPLLDCQRAIANARGKTMAQVALNWCVCKGTIPIPGAKHPAQATDNLGALGWSLDAGEIEDLDRAAARVKRPMMQNIFQTR from the coding sequence ATGACTGCTGCAGACCGCATCGCGATCGCTCCCGCCCTCTCGCTCTCACCCATCGGGTGTGGTACCTGGGCGTGGGGCAACCGGTTGCTATGGGGATACGACACCAGCATGGACGCGCAGTTAGAGTCCACATTCCAAAGGTGCCTCGCTAAAGGCATTACGTGGTTCGATACGGGCGATTCTTACGGCACGGGTCGGTTGAACGGCCGCAGCGAGCAGCTTCTGGGGGAATTCGCAGGAGCTTATACCGGTCCCAACCTCGACGCGCTCTGCATCGCGACCAAGCTCGCGGTTTACCCATGGCGGCTGACGCGGCAATCGCTGGTTGCTGCCTGTATGAAGTCCTCTCGCCGCCTCGGCCGTCCCGTCGATCTCGCTCAGCTTCATTGGTCCCCGAAAAATTATCTGCCCTGGCAGGAAGGACCACTACTAGACGGTTTGGCTGAACTGTGGGACCGCGGGTTGGTAAAAGCGATCGGGCTATCGAATTACGGACCGATAGCATTGCGGCGCGTCCATAAGCGCTTTTCCGAGCAAGGTATTCCCCTGGCAACCCTGCAGGTACAGTATTCGTTGCTCGCAACCGCCACTGTGAGCGAACTCGACATCAAAGCTGTTTGTGACGAACTCGGTGTTCGATTGATTGCCTACAGCCCACTGACGCTCGGATTGCTGACCGGCAAGTACGACAGGACGAACTTGCCGGGTGGATTGCGCAGTTGGCTGTTTCGTCGGCTGTTGCCCGGCGCGAAACCGCTGCTAGACTGCCAGCGCGCGATCGCCAATGCCCGCGGCAAAACGATGGCACAAGTGGCGTTGAACTGGTGCGTGTGCAAGGGGACGATTCCCATTCCCGGTGCGAAGCACCCTGCACAAGCAACCGATAACCTAGGAGCGTTGGGCTGGTCGCTGGATGCAGGCGAGATTGAAGATCTAGATCGCGCTGCTGCTCGTGTCAAGCGACCGATGATGCAAAACATTTTCCAGACCCGCTAG
- a CDS encoding alpha/beta fold hydrolase: MVQTVIPAAVPGIYWQWQGHSIYYVRAGSSDRPPLVLVHGFGASTDHWRKNVAELQADFEVWAIDLLGFGRSAKPDLVYDGGLWREQLHAFLTEVVRRPAVLAGNSLGGYAVLAMAAKHPEWASGLVLLNSAGPFGDNSETTMPTRNNPLQALFRDGLRSLLLQPWASFLLFQYVRQRWVIRRTLEQVYVDRGAVTPELIEDIYRPSCDRGAPQVFAAVFKTPQGDPLDVLLPQVRCPVLLLWGEGDPWMRVRERSPRFREFLPEASEVFVPAGHCPHDEAPERVNAHIREWVVELLQ; encoded by the coding sequence ATGGTACAAACCGTCATCCCTGCCGCCGTTCCGGGTATCTACTGGCAGTGGCAGGGACACTCGATCTACTACGTGCGTGCGGGGTCGAGCGATCGCCCGCCGTTGGTGTTGGTTCACGGGTTCGGAGCATCCACGGACCACTGGCGCAAGAACGTCGCCGAGCTGCAAGCAGATTTCGAAGTGTGGGCGATCGACCTGTTGGGCTTTGGGCGATCGGCAAAACCCGATCTCGTCTACGACGGCGGCTTGTGGCGCGAGCAGTTACATGCGTTCCTTACAGAAGTGGTGCGGCGACCGGCTGTGCTGGCGGGCAATTCTCTAGGCGGTTACGCAGTTCTGGCAATGGCGGCCAAGCACCCCGAGTGGGCGAGCGGTTTGGTGTTGCTCAACAGTGCAGGTCCGTTCGGCGACAACTCAGAGACGACGATGCCGACGCGGAATAATCCACTCCAGGCGCTGTTCCGCGATGGGCTGAGATCGCTCCTCTTGCAACCCTGGGCGAGTTTTCTCCTGTTCCAGTACGTGCGGCAGCGCTGGGTGATTCGGCGGACTTTAGAGCAGGTGTATGTGGATCGCGGCGCCGTCACCCCGGAGTTGATCGAGGACATTTACCGCCCGTCGTGCGATCGCGGCGCGCCCCAGGTGTTCGCGGCAGTGTTCAAGACACCACAGGGGGACCCGCTGGACGTGTTGCTGCCGCAGGTACGCTGCCCGGTTCTGTTGCTTTGGGGCGAAGGCGATCCGTGGATGAGAGTGCGCGAGCGATCGCCGCGCTTCCGAGAGTTCCTGCCAGAAGCATCCGAAGTGTTCGTACCTGCTGGGCATTGTCCTCACGACGAAGCTCCCGAGCGAGTCAATGCCCACATCCGCGAGTGGGTGGTGGAGCTGCTGCAGTAA
- the clpS gene encoding ATP-dependent Clp protease adapter ClpS, translating to MPAEILTKPSIGVVERSDTVRKPAPRYRVLLHNDDFNPMEYVVQVLIQTVPGLTQPQAVSIMMEAHNTGVALVITCALEHAEFYCETLQNKGLASTIEPDD from the coding sequence GTGCCTGCCGAGATTTTGACAAAGCCTTCCATTGGTGTCGTCGAACGGAGCGATACTGTCCGCAAGCCCGCTCCTCGCTACCGGGTGTTGCTGCATAACGACGATTTCAACCCGATGGAGTACGTCGTGCAAGTACTGATACAGACCGTTCCCGGACTCACGCAGCCGCAGGCGGTCAGCATCATGATGGAAGCGCACAATACGGGCGTTGCACTGGTTATTACCTGTGCGCTCGAACATGCAGAGTTTTATTGCGAAACCCTTCAAAATAAAGGCTTGGCGAGCACGATCGAGCCGGACGATTAA
- a CDS encoding tol-pal system YbgF family protein: protein MSDRHSSFQDAFRLGKQYFERGRYRESIEAFKAASQLVDPFTRRYGDSQLWLVTAYQASGSTAEAIALCQQLLNHPHSEIRSQSRNLLAILQAPQLKRPQAWMTQIPDLGTLSESGPEDRRTWHGSGSGREKSVVPEPEIDSSQVRTQDSPFVWIALAGLLLVTAGIVWLG, encoded by the coding sequence GTGAGCGATCGTCACAGTTCCTTCCAAGATGCATTTCGCCTGGGCAAGCAATATTTCGAGCGCGGGCGCTACCGCGAGAGTATTGAGGCCTTCAAAGCTGCCAGTCAGCTCGTCGACCCCTTCACACGCCGATATGGCGATTCGCAACTTTGGCTGGTTACGGCTTATCAGGCTAGCGGAAGCACGGCCGAAGCGATCGCGCTCTGCCAGCAACTCCTAAACCATCCCCATTCGGAGATCCGCTCGCAAAGCCGCAATTTATTGGCTATTTTGCAAGCTCCGCAACTCAAGCGCCCGCAGGCGTGGATGACACAAATCCCCGATCTCGGCACGCTCTCCGAGAGCGGTCCCGAGGACCGGCGAACGTGGCACGGCAGTGGATCCGGTCGAGAGAAATCCGTCGTTCCCGAACCGGAGATCGATTCGAGCCAGGTCCGAACCCAAGACAGCCCGTTTGTCTGGATCGCGCTAGCTGGATTGCTGCTGGTGACGGCAGGTATTGTTTGGTTGGGATAA
- a CDS encoding DUF58 domain-containing protein, which translates to MTAFRNWLESRYCCPAYGALVLAGIALCFFGAAINTMVGWLYAISGTLLALLAIAFWLPPRTLRALNVRRAPLVPVTAGDLLSVELTVENASTSPVSLLTIGDGIPSVLGAPPVQAIDTIAPGRNYVWRYDCPAPRRGIYRWHEVRMRTAAPLGLFWCRRDRDAPAKAIVYPQILPLKNCPLLDLAGADDNTNFERERRYYAAVSGLTRGVRPYRHGDPPRSIHWRSSARFGELRVRELELATSGATVTIALDSAATWEADAFERAAIAAASLYTYAQRHQLGVQLWTAGTGMIGSNTGVMEVLAAVTPQEAGAARPQSEPTIWLTPHPTDLDGLAPGSHWLLFLAAGRAIAPVTSRVPGLVVTAEERLELQLQRSPDRR; encoded by the coding sequence GTGACTGCTTTTCGCAACTGGCTCGAATCGCGCTACTGCTGCCCGGCCTATGGCGCTCTGGTGCTAGCAGGCATCGCGCTGTGTTTCTTCGGTGCTGCCATAAACACAATGGTGGGGTGGCTCTACGCCATCAGCGGCACGCTGCTGGCGCTGCTGGCGATTGCTTTTTGGCTGCCGCCTCGCACTCTGCGCGCATTGAATGTCCGACGCGCGCCGCTGGTGCCGGTGACGGCCGGTGACTTGTTAAGTGTCGAGCTTACGGTCGAGAATGCAAGCACTAGCCCCGTATCGCTCCTCACGATCGGCGACGGAATTCCCTCGGTTCTGGGCGCGCCACCGGTGCAGGCGATCGACACGATTGCGCCCGGCCGAAACTATGTTTGGCGCTACGACTGTCCGGCCCCGCGTCGCGGGATCTATCGCTGGCATGAGGTTCGCATGCGGACGGCCGCTCCCCTCGGACTGTTCTGGTGCCGCCGCGATCGCGACGCGCCCGCCAAAGCTATCGTATATCCGCAAATCTTGCCGCTAAAGAACTGCCCGCTGCTCGATCTAGCAGGTGCCGACGACAACACTAATTTCGAGCGCGAACGTCGCTATTACGCAGCGGTCTCGGGATTGACACGCGGCGTGCGTCCCTACCGCCACGGCGACCCCCCACGCTCGATCCACTGGCGGTCGAGTGCCCGCTTCGGAGAGTTGCGCGTCCGCGAGCTGGAACTGGCAACAAGCGGCGCTACTGTCACGATCGCCCTCGACTCTGCTGCCACCTGGGAAGCTGACGCTTTCGAGCGTGCGGCGATTGCCGCTGCATCGCTTTACACCTATGCTCAACGCCACCAGCTCGGCGTGCAGTTGTGGACTGCCGGCACCGGAATGATTGGCAGCAACACGGGCGTTATGGAAGTGCTAGCTGCGGTTACGCCCCAGGAAGCCGGTGCCGCGCGACCGCAGAGCGAACCGACAATTTGGCTGACGCCGCACCCAACCGATCTCGACGGGCTAGCGCCCGGCAGCCACTGGCTGCTGTTTCTGGCTGCCGGGCGGGCGATCGCGCCGGTGACATCGCGCGTGCCGGGGTTAGTCGTGACGGCAGAGGAGCGTCTCGAGCTACAACTCCAGCGTTCTCCCGACCGGCGCTGA
- a CDS encoding succinate--CoA ligase subunit alpha: MQGIDRPLGAHAAAQMRAYGTQVVAGVRSGWGGADGSTTPTFDLVEQAVAHAGDIDLSLIFVEPYRVLDAGLEAIASGIHQLAIATCGVPPLDIVRLLRQAEGTNTTVFGPGSAGILVPGKVLLGIHEPQFFQPGSLGILSCSDALTAGVAQLLGRAGYGQSIVVSLGSEAIAGTSYEPWLEVLERDPNTEAILLVGQAGSGDEVAAADFIASDVGKPVFAYLAGLSLPPTRHNRATPHLTRSGADDSSTANKLAALSRAGVHCAPNMDRLPEIVRNILSQSPIQPAIPCDEAALSSD, translated from the coding sequence GTGCAGGGCATAGACCGACCTCTCGGAGCGCATGCTGCCGCCCAGATGCGCGCTTACGGAACCCAGGTCGTGGCAGGCGTCCGCTCTGGCTGGGGAGGTGCGGACGGCTCGACCACCCCGACGTTCGATCTCGTCGAGCAGGCCGTCGCCCATGCAGGCGATATCGACTTATCACTGATTTTTGTCGAGCCTTACCGGGTTTTGGATGCGGGTTTAGAGGCGATCGCGTCGGGCATTCACCAACTCGCAATCGCGACCTGCGGCGTGCCGCCCCTCGATATCGTGCGCCTTTTGCGCCAGGCTGAAGGGACGAATACAACGGTCTTTGGTCCCGGCAGCGCGGGTATCCTTGTCCCCGGCAAAGTGCTGCTCGGCATCCACGAACCCCAATTTTTCCAGCCCGGTTCCCTCGGCATCCTGAGCTGCAGTGATGCTCTCACTGCTGGCGTCGCCCAGCTACTCGGACGCGCCGGGTACGGTCAGTCGATCGTTGTCAGCCTCGGTAGCGAGGCCATCGCCGGTACCAGTTACGAACCCTGGCTCGAGGTTCTCGAACGCGATCCCAACACGGAGGCGATCCTGCTCGTCGGTCAAGCTGGGAGCGGCGACGAGGTGGCTGCAGCCGATTTCATTGCCTCCGATGTGGGCAAACCCGTTTTTGCCTACCTCGCGGGTCTTAGTTTGCCCCCCACCCGCCATAACCGCGCCACCCCTCATCTGACGCGCTCTGGCGCAGACGACAGCTCCACTGCCAACAAGCTCGCTGCCTTGTCGCGGGCGGGCGTGCATTGCGCGCCGAATATGGATCGCCTGCCGGAAATCGTCCGCAATATTCTCTCGCAATCCCCGATCCAGCCGGCCATCCCATGTGACGAGGCTGCCCTCAGCAGCGATTAG
- a CDS encoding IS1/IS1595 family N-terminal zinc-binding domain-containing protein, translating to MGRLITCQSHIRQLVALHGDGGKSITSRDMPKCPECGSEEYIKYGRTRYGKQRYKCKTCRRQYIEGSGYRNIALTDTELVDKLLLESLSLTGIARATGIPERHLQSYVTRKLESVTREVELMPKKRVRLTLG from the coding sequence ATGGGGAGACTTATCACCTGCCAGAGTCATATACGTCAATTGGTGGCTCTGCACGGTGATGGGGGTAAATCTATAACGAGCCGGGACATGCCGAAGTGCCCTGAGTGCGGAAGCGAAGAATACATCAAATATGGACGCACTCGTTATGGCAAGCAACGATATAAATGTAAAACTTGTCGCCGTCAGTACATCGAGGGCTCGGGATATCGAAACATTGCTCTAACCGACACGGAGTTGGTCGACAAGCTACTTTTAGAGAGTCTTTCCTTGACAGGTATCGCTCGGGCCACTGGCATCCCAGAGCGCCATCTTCAGAGCTATGTGACTCGCAAGCTGGAGTCCGTCACTCGGGAGGTAGAATTGATGCCAAAAAAGCGAGTGAGACTGACCCTAGGATAG
- a CDS encoding 2'-5' RNA ligase family protein, whose amino-acid sequence MILICHVPTTAAPTPFLHRTTAAGIHSRGSDSLQVGEARSLQQPSSVASPLHITLQAPFQWPESELPHLHATLSDFASRCEPFEVALFGFNDFAPRVIYVDVRPSLAIIQR is encoded by the coding sequence ATCATCCTGATTTGCCATGTCCCGACAACAGCCGCCCCAACGCCGTTTCTTCATCGCACTACTGCCGCCGGAATCCATTCAAGGGGAAGTGACTCCCTTCAAGTTGGAGAGGCGCGATCGCTTCAACAGCCGAGCAGCGTTGCATCTCCGCTCCACATTACCCTGCAGGCTCCGTTCCAGTGGCCCGAATCCGAGCTGCCGCACTTGCACGCCACACTCTCGGATTTTGCCAGTCGCTGCGAGCCATTTGAAGTGGCGTTGTTTGGTTTCAATGACTTTGCACCGCGCGTTATCTATGTCGACGTGCGACCTTCCCTTGCGATAATCCAGCGGTAA
- a CDS encoding NB-ARC domain-containing protein, producing the protein MDAEAALTLTEALYRQQVGRALSDLQRTIVRQVWQQQRYLDIADSYGCTEGHVKDTAADLWRQLSQVLGDRVTKSNFRAALQRSRASVPTAVPISPAPLGADLASDPAANVFGQASVGQAFVGRGGAIAHLDALCRQSKLVVIHGKGGVGKTTLARHYLRSRQAAGEIAGVLELLVAKETANAVAAESIVAEWLQRDFHEEPGGEFGIALGRLRRQVQTRRIGILIDNLEPVLDRYGRFIAPHRAYGELLRVLAEATTRSLTVLTSRDRLCEPNLDVAHLRLPGLDRAAWQQFFQLNVVTACDATLAETHATYGGNAKAMGILSGTAREDFGGDLDAYWQAIGGDPLGETSLKNLIASQCDRLKSLDAEAYRLLYRLGALRFQDVPAVPVAALLALLWDVPPHLRRGAIAALCNRSLVEFACGDYWLHPSMRAEALFRLRASDDWEPTQRHLAAYWSDRVVQIASVEDAIAAWEATYHYRAIDDWEAVARTILTSRVNRWQQHLPLGSTLYRMGLLQPVLDALEIGLDRVRSPRYRAELHDLLGDLYWISGHVRTAIAAQETAIAIAYRSIAALDPDDRLERYRLESLELDSHLSVGLYCIDLWELERAQACFARVLALASERERQRWVEKATICLALVESYAGVATARDRADAGYNELGNRSEEGTGRAAYFMQLLGQSYANLGVVTRATELLQRANSAAETGHFPQIQARALTGLAVIERDRGNRNAAIPLHRKAIALLEAIGAKCDLAEAHFQLGLTTGESPSSERALQYFRELGAPRQIERVQDAIARAGDNRREQ; encoded by the coding sequence ATGGATGCAGAAGCTGCGTTAACTCTGACGGAAGCACTCTACCGCCAACAGGTAGGGCGGGCCCTCAGCGACCTGCAGCGCACGATCGTCCGGCAGGTCTGGCAGCAGCAGCGCTATCTCGACATTGCCGACAGCTACGGCTGCACGGAAGGTCATGTTAAAGACACGGCTGCAGATCTCTGGCGACAGCTCTCGCAGGTGCTGGGCGATCGCGTGACTAAGAGTAATTTCCGCGCTGCCCTCCAGCGATCGCGGGCATCCGTTCCGACAGCGGTTCCGATCTCGCCCGCTCCGCTCGGAGCCGACCTCGCGTCCGACCCTGCAGCAAATGTTTTCGGGCAGGCATCTGTCGGGCAGGCATTTGTCGGGCGGGGCGGAGCGATCGCGCATCTAGATGCGCTCTGCCGGCAATCCAAACTCGTCGTCATCCACGGCAAAGGCGGTGTCGGCAAAACCACGCTGGCGCGGCATTATTTGCGATCGCGTCAAGCGGCCGGAGAGATCGCGGGCGTGTTGGAGTTGCTAGTAGCCAAGGAAACGGCGAACGCGGTCGCGGCCGAAAGTATCGTGGCGGAATGGCTGCAGCGCGACTTTCACGAAGAGCCCGGCGGCGAGTTCGGGATCGCCCTCGGGCGGCTGCGACGGCAGGTACAAACGCGACGTATCGGCATCCTGATCGACAACCTCGAACCGGTACTCGACCGCTACGGGCGCTTCATCGCTCCGCACCGGGCCTATGGCGAGCTGTTGCGGGTGTTGGCCGAGGCGACAACGCGATCGCTGACGGTGTTGACCAGTCGCGATCGCCTCTGCGAGCCGAATCTCGACGTTGCACACCTCCGCCTGCCGGGGCTGGATCGCGCGGCGTGGCAGCAGTTTTTTCAGTTGAATGTCGTGACGGCCTGCGACGCCACGCTTGCTGAAACTCACGCAACCTACGGCGGCAATGCCAAAGCCATGGGCATTCTCAGCGGCACTGCCCGGGAAGATTTTGGCGGCGACCTCGATGCGTACTGGCAGGCGATCGGCGGCGACCCGCTGGGCGAAACCAGTCTCAAGAACTTGATCGCCAGTCAATGCGATCGCCTCAAGTCATTAGATGCGGAGGCTTATCGCTTGCTGTATCGCCTCGGCGCGCTTCGCTTTCAGGATGTACCCGCCGTGCCGGTAGCAGCGCTCCTGGCATTGTTGTGGGATGTACCGCCCCACCTGCGACGGGGCGCGATTGCCGCGCTCTGCAACCGCTCCTTAGTAGAGTTCGCTTGCGGCGATTACTGGTTGCACCCGTCGATGCGAGCCGAAGCCCTGTTCCGCCTGCGGGCCAGCGACGATTGGGAGCCGACCCAGCGTCACCTTGCCGCTTACTGGAGCGATCGCGTAGTGCAGATCGCCTCGGTGGAAGACGCCATCGCCGCCTGGGAAGCCACCTACCACTACCGCGCGATCGACGATTGGGAAGCCGTCGCCCGCACGATTCTTACCAGCCGCGTCAACCGCTGGCAGCAGCACTTGCCGCTGGGCAGCACGCTCTACCGCATGGGCTTGCTGCAACCGGTGCTCGACGCCCTCGAAATCGGGCTCGATCGCGTCCGCTCCCCGCGCTATCGCGCCGAACTGCACGACCTCCTCGGCGACCTGTATTGGATTTCAGGGCACGTCCGCACTGCAATCGCCGCTCAAGAAACCGCGATCGCGATCGCATACCGAAGCATAGCCGCCCTCGACCCCGACGATCGCTTGGAGCGCTACCGCCTGGAATCCCTCGAACTCGACTCGCACCTTAGCGTCGGGCTCTACTGCATCGACTTGTGGGAGCTGGAGCGTGCCCAAGCCTGCTTCGCGCGAGTATTAGCGCTGGCATCGGAGCGCGAGCGCCAGCGTTGGGTCGAGAAAGCTACAATCTGCCTCGCTCTCGTCGAATCCTATGCGGGGGTTGCCACGGCGCGCGATCGCGCCGATGCCGGCTACAACGAACTCGGCAATCGCTCTGAGGAGGGGACGGGTCGCGCGGCCTACTTTATGCAGCTACTCGGTCAAAGCTATGCCAACCTCGGCGTTGTCACTCGTGCAACCGAGCTGCTCCAGCGCGCGAACTCCGCCGCTGAGACCGGACATTTCCCGCAAATTCAAGCCCGCGCCCTCACTGGTTTGGCCGTTATCGAACGCGATCGCGGCAACCGCAACGCGGCTATTCCCCTCCACCGAAAGGCGATCGCGCTCCTCGAGGCGATCGGGGCTAAATGCGACCTTGCCGAAGCTCATTTTCAGCTTGGCTTGACCACCGGCGAGAGCCCCAGCAGCGAGCGCGCCCTACAGTACTTCCGCGAACTGGGCGCGCCCCGACAGATCGAGCGCGTGCAGGACGCGATCGCTCGAGCGGGTGACAACCGACGGGAGCAATAG
- a CDS encoding M23 family metallopeptidase — translation MGDRDSTAGCTRCWLGPIRSAAWLSWLALGALGLAGSAATVELYRVRAAVAVTDTANGGWLQASFPVENFQRYTSPFGNRVNPVTGRWQFHNGLDIAAPMGSYIRNWWAGKVVELSDHTACGTMVVVQSGQWQHIYCHMQGSVQRTPNGPVLLDPAGGIQIHIGQHVPTSARIGRVGTSGRSTGPHLHWGLKYADRYINPADVLREMRRQHSLAAR, via the coding sequence ATGGGCGATCGCGACAGCACGGCCGGCTGCACCCGCTGCTGGCTCGGTCCGATTCGATCGGCGGCGTGGTTGAGCTGGTTAGCACTGGGTGCGCTCGGGCTCGCCGGGTCGGCCGCAACGGTCGAGCTGTATCGAGTTCGGGCTGCAGTAGCGGTGACGGATACGGCGAACGGAGGCTGGCTACAGGCATCGTTTCCCGTGGAAAATTTTCAGCGCTACACGTCACCGTTCGGGAATCGCGTCAATCCGGTCACCGGGCGCTGGCAATTTCACAACGGTCTCGACATCGCCGCTCCCATGGGCAGTTACATTCGCAATTGGTGGGCGGGAAAGGTCGTGGAACTCTCGGACCATACTGCCTGCGGCACGATGGTTGTCGTGCAGTCCGGGCAGTGGCAGCACATTTACTGCCACATGCAGGGGTCGGTGCAGCGCACGCCCAACGGTCCGGTGTTGCTCGATCCAGCAGGCGGCATCCAAATCCACATCGGCCAGCACGTGCCCACGTCTGCACGCATCGGACGCGTCGGGACTAGCGGGCGCTCGACGGGACCGCACTTACATTGGGGATTGAAGTACGCCGATCGCTATATCAATCCAGCAGACGTCCTGCGCGAGATGCGCCGCCAGCACTCGCTTGCCGCCCGTTGA